The segment ACCGCGCGATCCTGCGCTATCTGCAGGAGGACGGACGTGCCTCGATACGTTCCGTCGCCGAGCGCGTCCACGTATCGCGCGCCAATGCCTACGCCCGCATCAACCGGCTCATCGAGGACGGCGTCATCCGTGGCTTCACCGCCCGCGTCGACCACGAACGCGCAGGTCACGGCGCCTCCGCCTATATCACCCTCAAGATCGTGCAGAACTCCTGGCGCACCGTCCGGGAAAAGCTGCTGGCCCTTCCCGGAGTCGCCCACATCGCGCTGGTCAGCGGCGACTTCGACGTCCTGCTGCTGGTCCACACCCCCGACAACCGCAGCCTGCGCGAGTTGGTCCTCACCCGTATCCAGGCGGTCCCGGAAGTGCTGAGCAGCCGCACGCTGCTGGTCTTCGAGGAGACCGACCAGGTGCTCGACAGCTGACAGCGGGCCGCTGCCCGGCTCTGGCCGGACAGGCCTAGCGCCGCAGCCCGTCGAAGGCGAGCCGCACCACGGCGTCCGCGACCTCGTCGCGGTGGAGCCCGCCGTCCGCGTGCGCGGGCCGGTACCACTCGACTATGGAATTGATCATCCCGAAGAGCAGCCGGGTCGCGAGCCGCAGATCCACGTCATCGCGCAGATCCCCCTCGGCCGCCGCCGCCTTCAGCAGATCCGTCACCCGGTGATCGAACTCCCGGCGCCGCTCCATGGCCCACCGCTCGGTCTCCGTGTTACCGCGCACGCGCAGCAGGAGCGTGACGTACGGCAGCTCCTCCATCAGCACCTCGGCCGTCCTGCGCGTGACGTGTTCCAGCCGCTCCACCGCCCGCCCTGCCTGCGCAGCGGGCTCCTCCAGGATGCCGAACAGCCCGTCCAGCGCCCGGCCGACCGCGCGCTGCAGCAGTTCCTCCTTGCCGCGCACGTGGTGGTAGATCGAGGACTTGGAGATCCCGGCGGCGCGCGACAGGTGCTCCATGGAGGTGCCGTCGTAGCCGCGCTCGATGAACACCTCGACGGCGACGGCGAGCAGGGTCTCGGGGGTGTACGTGTCGCGCTGTGCCATGGTCATGATTACAGCAGCTTCCGCTTGGTGACCCAGCGCCGGTACAGCAGCCCCGAGGACGCGTACCGCCCACCGGGGTAGTTTTCACGCAGCTCTTGCAGCAGGCAGTACACCCAGCCCGGGCCCAGGACATCGCCCCACTCAAGCGGACCACGCGGATAGTTCACCCCGAGCCGCATGGCGGTGTCGATGTCGGCGGCCGAGGCGACGCCCCTGGCCAGGGCGTCCGCGGCGAAATCCACCAGCATGGCGACCGTACGGGCGACGATCAGGCCAGGGACGTCGTCGATCACGCTGACCTGCTTCCCGAGCGCCTGGAACAGGCCGGTCGCGGCCCTGACCGTCTCGGGGCGGGCACTGTCGGCCGGCGCCAGGGCGATCCGGGTCGCCGAGCGGTAGTCGAGAGCCAGGTCGAACTGCACGGCGTCGGAATCATCCTCCTGGGTCGAGACACCGCCGTCGGCCAGATACAGCAGCCCGTCGCCCGGCAGTTCGATGTGGGTCTCGTACTCCCTGGCCGAATGTCCCTCATGGACCTTGATCCCGGCCTCCCTGATCAGTTCGAGCAGCGCGGCCGCCGGGCTGCCCTCGCCCACCGACACGGTGACCTCGCCCGGCGCGTCCTCCGGCCCGGCCGTACGCGGCTCCGGGCGCTGCGCGCCCTGCGCATGGTCGTACCACCCGCGCCCCGACTTGCGGCCCAGCCGCCCCGACTCCACAAGGCGCCGCTGCGCAAGCGAGGGCGTGAACTTCGGGTCGTGGAAGAACGACTCCCACACAGAGCGGGTGACGGCCTCGTTGACGTCATGGCCGATCAGATCCGTCAGCTCGAAAGGCCCCATCCGGAAGCCACCGCACTCGCGCAGCACGGCGTCGATGGTCGCGGGATCCGCCGCGCCTTCTTCATAGAGGCGGAACGCCTCCGCGTAGAAGGGCCGGGCAACGCGGTTGACGATGAAGCCCGGGGTGTCGGTGCAGCGCACCGGCGTCTTGCCCCAGGCGGCAGCCGTCTCGTACGCGGCGGTGGCCGCCGCCTCGTCCGTGGCGTGGCCGGAGACGACCTCGACCAGTGGCATCAGGGGAGCGGGGTTGAAGAAGTGCAGGCCGAGGAAGCGGTCGGGGAGGCGCAGGGCGCCGGCCACGGCGGTGACGGACAGGGAGGAGGTGTTCGTGGCGAGCAGGCAGTCGTCGCGGACGACGGTCTCCAGGGCGCTGAAGAGCTGCTGCTTGGCGCCGAGGTCCTCCAGGATCGCCTCGATGACGAGCGACGCGCCGGCCAGCTCCTCCAGCCGCACGGCGGGGGCGAGGCGGGCGCGCGCGGCATCCCGTTCGGCGGCGTCGAGGCGGCCCTTCTCGACCAGCCGGTCGAAGCGCTGGTTCGTCTCCCGCTCGGCCTGCTCGGCCCGGCCCGGAGCGGCGTCGTAGAGCCGCACGTGGTGCCCGGCGGCGAGTGCGACCTGGGCGATGCCCTGGCCCATGGTGCCGGTGCCGACGACAGCGATCGTGCTGCTGCGCTCAAGTGCGGTCATGAATTACCTGCTCCTCGGCCTGTTGTCCACAAGTTGTCCACAGGGGCGGCCGGTCCCTCTTGTCCCGACCGAACATTCGGTTAATCTAGCGTTGTTGGCGGCACACCGCCCGTCCCATCCGCCCACACACCAGCTCGACGAGGAGTTGGCACATGTTGATCGAACGGCATCGCGCGACGCTCGACAAGGCCCTCGAAGCGATCCGCACTCGCGAGTACTGGTCGCCGTACCCCGAGCATCCCAAGGCCTACGGCGACGGCGAGACCGGCAAGGCCGCCTTCGACGCCCTGCTGCACGCCCGCCTGGACCTGGACCAGCCCGGCACGGACGGCTGGACCGGCGGCGAGGTGTCCCCGTACGGCATCGAGCTCGGCGTGGAGTATCCGCACCCCGATCCGGACATCCTGCTCCCGGCCATGCGCGCCGGCATCCCCGCCTGGCGGGACGCGGGCCCCGAGCTGCGGGCAGCGGTCTGCCTGGAGATCCTGGCCCGGATCAACGCGCGGACCAACGAGTTCGCGCACGCGGTGATGCACACCTCGGGCCAGGCCTTCATGATGGCCTTCCAGGCAGGCGGCCCGCATGCGCAGGACCGGGGCCTTGAGGCGGTCGCGTACGCCTACGCGGAGCAGGTCCGCATGCCCGGGTCGGCGCAGTGGGTCAAGCCGCAGGGCAAGCGGGATCCGCTGAGCCTGCGCAAGGAGTTCAAGCCCGTCCCGCGCGGCGTCGCGCTGGTGATCGGCTGCAACACCTTCCCGACCTGGAACGGCTATCCGGGCTTCTTCGCCTCCCTCGCCACGGGCAACGCCGTGCTGGTCAAGCCGCACCCCCGAGCGGTGCTCCCGCTCGCGCTCACCGTCCAGGCCGCCCGCGAGGTGCTCACCGAGGCCGGCTTCGACCCGAATCTGGTGGCCCTGGCCGCCGAGCGGCCCGGCGAGGGCCTCGCCAAGTCCCTTGCCGTGCGCCCCGAGATCCGGATCATCGACTACACCGGATCCACCGCCTTCGGCGACTGGCTGGAGGCCAACGCCCGCCAGGCACAGGTCTTCACCGAGAAGGCCGGGGTGAACACCGTCGTCATCGACTCCACCGACGACTACCGGGGCCTGCTGTCCAACCTCTCCTTCTCGCTGTCCCTGTACAGCGGCCAGATGTGCACCACCCCGCAGAACCTGCTGATCCCCCGCGACGGCATCGCCACCGACGCCGGGCACAAGTCCTACGACGAGGTCGTCGCCGACCTCTCCTCCGCCGTCAGCGGGCTGCTCGGCGACGACGCCCGGGCCAACGGCCTGCTCGGCGCCCTGGTCAACCCCGATGTGAGGTCCCGTCTGGAGGCCGCCTCCTCGCTCGGCGAAGTCGCCCTCGCCTCCCGGACCGTGCCCAACCCCGACTTCCCCGACGCCGTGGTCCGCACCCCGGTGATCGTGAAGCTGGACGGCGCCAAGCCGGACGACGAGGCCGCCTACATGGCGGAGTGCTTCGGCCCGGTGTCCTTCGCGGTCGCCATGGACTCCGCGCAGGCGGCGGTGGACCTGCTGCGCCGCACGGTGCGGGAGAAGGGCGCCATGACGGTCGGCGCGTACACGACCTCGCCCGAGGTCGAGCGGCTCGTCGAGGAGGCCTGCCTGGAGGAGTCCGCCCAGTTGTCGCTGAACCTGACGGGCGGGGTCTACGTCAACCAGACCGCCGCCTTCTCCGACCTCCACGGCTCCGGTGGCAACCCGGCGGCGAACGCGGCACTGTGCGACGGCGCCTTCGTGGCAAGCCGCTTCCGGGTCATCGAGGTCAGGCGTCCCAGTTCTGCGAGTCCCAGCGGAACAGCGTCATAGCCACGCTGGTGGCGAGGTTGTAGCTGGAGACCAGGGGCCGCATGGGCAGCGCGACCAGCCGGTCGGCCCGGTCGCGCAGCTCTGACGAGATGCCGTGCCGCTCGGAGCCGAAGACGATGAGCGCGTCGTCGGGGATGGCGAGGGCCCGGATGTCCTCGCCCTCGGGATCGAGGGCGAACACCGGGCCGGGCGGCAGCTCGGTGCGGCCCTCGGTCTGCTCCAGCCGTTCCACGGCCGTGGCGTAGTGCAGCCCGGCCCCGGCCCGTACCGCGTTGGAGTGCCAGGGGTCCAGGTCTCCGGTGGTGACCACGCCCGTCGCGCCGAATCCGGCGGCGAGCCGGACCACGGCCCCGACATTGCCCAGGTTGCGGGGGTTGTCGAGGACGACGACCGGCGCGGTCCGGGGAAGCCGGGACAGCGTCTCCCGGTTTGCCCGCTCGCTCGGACGGACCGCCAGCGCGGCCACGCCCGTCGGGTGGATCTTGGGCACCAGCTCCCGTAGGACCGCGGCCGGGACCTCGATCACAGAGGTGGCCAGGGCCGCGGTGAGATCCTCCGCCAGGTCGGCCGCGAGGCTGAACATGGCCTTCTTGTCGGTGGCCACCGCGAGCGGCACATCGGCGCCGAAGCGCAGCGCGTGCTTCAGCGCGTGGAAGCCGTCGAGCAGCACGGCGTCGGCGGCGTGCTCGCGCCATTGCCCGGCGATGTCGTTCCTGGTGGTCACAGCATGAGGTTAGAGGGCGCCGGCTCGCTGCTCTGCCCGGGCAGCTCCACCGCCGGCTCCTCGGTCGGCTCCCCGGTCGGTTCCTGCCGCCGCCGTCGCCGTACAAGGCGCACGAGCCGGTCACCGGCCCACACCAGGAAGCCGGTCGGCAGGAAGACCGCGTCGGCGGTGATCATGGCGAGCGAGAAGAAGGGCAGTCCGAGGACGATCGCGATCGAGGCGTGCTCGATCATCATCACCGCGAGCAGCACGTTCTTCAGTCGGCGGTTGAACAGCGTGAAGGGGAACGCGACCTGCACGATCACCGTGCCGTAGCCGATGGCCATGACCATCAGCCCGCTGCTCGCCATGGCGTGGGACAGGGCGGGCCAGGGCGTGAAGTCGTCCAGGTGGAGCGGGTAGTAGAGCGCGGTGCCGTCCTGCCAGCGGCTGCCCTGGATCTTGTACCAGCCGGCGGTGGCGTAGATCAGGCACACCTCGACGATGATCACCAGCAGGGCGGCGTTGTGCGCGAGATTGGCGAAGACGTCCAGCACGGTCCGGGGCTCGCCGGGCGCGTACCGCTTCGCAGCCCACCAGGCGGCCTGGCAGAGCCAGAAACCCCAGAAGACGACCGCCCAGCCCCAGCTCAGCAGCCCCAGCCCGGTGACCTGGAGCAGCGCGGCGCCCAGCACCGACCAGAGCAGCACCCCGGTTCGGTCCTGGAAGTCCTCCTCGGTGCTCCGCGCCCGGCGCCGGGAGTCCAGGGACCAGACCTGGCCGCAGCGGGTCAGGACGAGATAGATCGCCATGAGGTGGATGACGTTGTCGCCGCCGTCCCCGATGAAGACGCTGCGGTTCTGCAGGGACAGAACGCCGATCATGAACAGCAGTGACGCGGTGCGGGTCCGCCAGCCGAGCAGCAGCATGACGGAGGCGAGGATGGCGGCGGCGTAGACGAGCTCGAACCACAGTCCGTCGCGCGTCCACATCAGGACCGAGAAGGCGTGGTTGTCGGCGATGAGCTGGTGGGCCATGTCCCAGCTCCATACGCCGTCCGGCCCGTAGATCTCCTGGCGGTACGGCCACTCGCGCAGCAGGAACAGCAGCCAGGTCAGCGAGAAGCCGATCCGGACGACCGCCGTCTGGTACGGCCCGACGGCGGTGCGGGTGAGGCGGGACAGGCCCCGGGCGATCGCGTCGCCGGTGGCGGCCGCCAGGCCGGTGAAGGGGGACGGGACACCCTGCTGCCCGCTCACGAGCCGTCCTCCTGGTCCTGGTCCTGGCCTTGGTCCCCGTCCTGGTCCTGGTCCACGGGCCACCACGGGAGCACCTGGTAGGTCGTCTTCGTGTCGATCCGCT is part of the Streptomyces sp. NBC_01262 genome and harbors:
- a CDS encoding Lrp/AsnC family transcriptional regulator, with product MVGRRGGVTDEQMADSAPAGRPLDSIDRAILRYLQEDGRASIRSVAERVHVSRANAYARINRLIEDGVIRGFTARVDHERAGHGASAYITLKIVQNSWRTVREKLLALPGVAHIALVSGDFDVLLLVHTPDNRSLRELVLTRIQAVPEVLSSRTLLVFEETDQVLDS
- a CDS encoding TetR/AcrR family transcriptional regulator; translation: MTMAQRDTYTPETLLAVAVEVFIERGYDGTSMEHLSRAAGISKSSIYHHVRGKEELLQRAVGRALDGLFGILEEPAAQAGRAVERLEHVTRRTAEVLMEELPYVTLLLRVRGNTETERWAMERRREFDHRVTDLLKAAAAEGDLRDDVDLRLATRLLFGMINSIVEWYRPAHADGGLHRDEVADAVVRLAFDGLRR
- a CDS encoding 3-hydroxyacyl-CoA dehydrogenase, whose protein sequence is MTALERSSTIAVVGTGTMGQGIAQVALAAGHHVRLYDAAPGRAEQAERETNQRFDRLVEKGRLDAAERDAARARLAPAVRLEELAGASLVIEAILEDLGAKQQLFSALETVVRDDCLLATNTSSLSVTAVAGALRLPDRFLGLHFFNPAPLMPLVEVVSGHATDEAAATAAYETAAAWGKTPVRCTDTPGFIVNRVARPFYAEAFRLYEEGAADPATIDAVLRECGGFRMGPFELTDLIGHDVNEAVTRSVWESFFHDPKFTPSLAQRRLVESGRLGRKSGRGWYDHAQGAQRPEPRTAGPEDAPGEVTVSVGEGSPAAALLELIREAGIKVHEGHSAREYETHIELPGDGLLYLADGGVSTQEDDSDAVQFDLALDYRSATRIALAPADSARPETVRAATGLFQALGKQVSVIDDVPGLIVARTVAMLVDFAADALARGVASAADIDTAMRLGVNYPRGPLEWGDVLGPGWVYCLLQELRENYPGGRYASSGLLYRRWVTKRKLL
- the paaN gene encoding phenylacetic acid degradation protein PaaN, whose product is MLIERHRATLDKALEAIRTREYWSPYPEHPKAYGDGETGKAAFDALLHARLDLDQPGTDGWTGGEVSPYGIELGVEYPHPDPDILLPAMRAGIPAWRDAGPELRAAVCLEILARINARTNEFAHAVMHTSGQAFMMAFQAGGPHAQDRGLEAVAYAYAEQVRMPGSAQWVKPQGKRDPLSLRKEFKPVPRGVALVIGCNTFPTWNGYPGFFASLATGNAVLVKPHPRAVLPLALTVQAAREVLTEAGFDPNLVALAAERPGEGLAKSLAVRPEIRIIDYTGSTAFGDWLEANARQAQVFTEKAGVNTVVIDSTDDYRGLLSNLSFSLSLYSGQMCTTPQNLLIPRDGIATDAGHKSYDEVVADLSSAVSGLLGDDARANGLLGALVNPDVRSRLEAASSLGEVALASRTVPNPDFPDAVVRTPVIVKLDGAKPDDEAAYMAECFGPVSFAVAMDSAQAAVDLLRRTVREKGAMTVGAYTTSPEVERLVEEACLEESAQLSLNLTGGVYVNQTAAFSDLHGSGGNPAANAALCDGAFVASRFRVIEVRRPSSASPSGTAS
- a CDS encoding TrmH family RNA methyltransferase; translation: MTTRNDIAGQWREHAADAVLLDGFHALKHALRFGADVPLAVATDKKAMFSLAADLAEDLTAALATSVIEVPAAVLRELVPKIHPTGVAALAVRPSERANRETLSRLPRTAPVVVLDNPRNLGNVGAVVRLAAGFGATGVVTTGDLDPWHSNAVRAGAGLHYATAVERLEQTEGRTELPPGPVFALDPEGEDIRALAIPDDALIVFGSERHGISSELRDRADRLVALPMRPLVSSYNLATSVAMTLFRWDSQNWDA
- a CDS encoding HTTM domain-containing protein, giving the protein MVARGPGPGRGPRPGPGPGGRLVSGQQGVPSPFTGLAAATGDAIARGLSRLTRTAVGPYQTAVVRIGFSLTWLLFLLREWPYRQEIYGPDGVWSWDMAHQLIADNHAFSVLMWTRDGLWFELVYAAAILASVMLLLGWRTRTASLLFMIGVLSLQNRSVFIGDGGDNVIHLMAIYLVLTRCGQVWSLDSRRRARSTEEDFQDRTGVLLWSVLGAALLQVTGLGLLSWGWAVVFWGFWLCQAAWWAAKRYAPGEPRTVLDVFANLAHNAALLVIIVEVCLIYATAGWYKIQGSRWQDGTALYYPLHLDDFTPWPALSHAMASSGLMVMAIGYGTVIVQVAFPFTLFNRRLKNVLLAVMMIEHASIAIVLGLPFFSLAMITADAVFLPTGFLVWAGDRLVRLVRRRRRQEPTGEPTEEPAVELPGQSSEPAPSNLML